Genomic window (Streptomyces liliiviolaceus):
GGCGCCGCCTGGGTCACCGCCTTCGCCGCGCTCTTCCTCGCGATCACCGGTCTGACGGCCACCCTCGACATTCCCGACGTGCAGTCCCTGCTCTGGCCCACCGGTTCCGGCTTCGTCGTCGGCCTGCTCTACATCGCCGAAGGCGCCCAGCGCCGCAACCTGCTCCACTACGGCCTCGGCACCTGGCTCGCCCTGACCTCCACCGCGGCCCTCCTCCTCGGCACCCCCGGCCTCTACTGGGTCCTCACGCTCGCCGGCGGCGGCGCCTACGCCCTGGCGGCGGTCCTCGAAGGCCGCCGCCTCGCCGCTCCCGCAGCCCCGTAACCCGGTAACCCCGCGAACCCCGTAGAACGCACCCACCGAAGCCCTCCCCTGCCACCCCAGCCCCACCACCACCATCGCCATCTCCATCGCCACCATCGCCATCACCACCACCCACAGCGAGAGGAACACCATGCCCAGCAACAGCTCCTCCTCCCTCCCCGTCCAGCCCTCCCGCCGTCAGCGCCGGCCGCGGACGCGCATACGCACCGCCACCACGCTCACGGCCGCACTCGCCGCGATCGGCGTCCTCGCGAGCACCGCTCCCGCCCAGGCCGCCTCAGCCTGGACCGCCGCCCCCACCCGAACGGGACCCCCGCACCAGACGGACGGGCTGAAGTGCCAGGGCAAGGGCACGAACCCCGACGCCCTCATCCGCTACCGCACCGACATCGTGATCAAGGCCCCGCTGAGCACCGTCTTCAAGCTGCAGACCGACGTCGAGCGCTGGCCGTCGTGGCAGGCGCCGGTCCTCTCCGCGAAGCGGCTCGACCACGGCCCGCTCCGCGCGGGCTCGCAGTTCCGGTGGACGACCCCGGCGCCCGCCACGCCCACCACCCCCGAGACCACCCTGAACATCACCTCCACCGTCCGCGGCCTCGACCGGAACTCCTGCATCCGGTGGACGGGCCCCGCGGTCGGCGAGGGGCTGACCATCGACGAGGGCGTCCACGTCTGGAACTTCACCGAGGTCAAGGGCGGGGTGCGCGTACAGACCGAGGAGACGTGGACGGGTGCCCAGGTCGAGGCGGACGTCCCCCTGGCGACCTCGATGCTCGGCGCGGGACTCGAACAGTGGCTCCGCGAGCTGAAGACCACCGCGGAATCCCGCACCGGCGGACCGTGCGCCTGACGGACGGCCACCCGCCCACCCGGAGGCCCGTTCCCCGGCCACCGGAAGGCCCGTTCCCCGCCCGCCCGGCGGGGAATTCGCCACGCGCCGGAACCCGCACCTTCGGCACCCACACCTGTGGCCGCCACTGTGGCAGCCACTATGGCCGCCACAAGTTCTTTGCTTCCCGACCCATTCCTGACGCAGCGTCAGTTCAGTAATCTGGCCTTATCTGACACTGCGTCAGTTGTTGGCAGTCATGTTGGCAGTCGTATTGGCAGTCATACAGGAGCGGGCGGACCGATGCTTGGATCAACCCACGGCACCCTCACCACCGACTCCCGCCGGGCCCGGGTCATCGCCTGCGGCGAGCAACCGGCCCCTGCCGTGCACGGCAGGCCGGCCGCCACCGACGACCTCGACGTCAGCGGCAGGCCGCTGTACGCCGGCGTACCCGATCTGGACCGCTTCTTCCGCCCCGAGTCGGTGGCCGTCGTCGGCGCCTCGGACGCCGAAGGGCGACCGAACACCGGCATCACCCGCCAACTGCTCGCCTGGGCCGAGCGGGTGGGCGCGCGCCTGCATCCGGTGCACCCCACCCGGGAGACCGTGTTCGGTCTGCCCTGCGTCCCATCGGTCGCGGAACTGCCCGAACAGGTCGATCTGGCCGTGCTGCTGGTCTCCGACCCGCTGCCCGTGATCGAGCAACTCGCCGAGACCAAGGTGCGGTTCGCGGTCGCCTTCGCGTCCGGATTCGCCGAGACGGGAACCGTGGGCGCC
Coding sequences:
- a CDS encoding ABC transporter permease, with the translated sequence MSVTTTAATATAVPLTGHPDAAFAPTAARVPGDVDNRATYVSFGLAYLLGHGSAAVSEGATPLLDLPGWLPMTLLGAGLAVGTVQATVAALRAQRAAAGPDDVLSGKLLGAAWVTAFAALFLAITGLTATLDIPDVQSLLWPTGSGFVVGLLYIAEGAQRRNLLHYGLGTWLALTSTAALLLGTPGLYWVLTLAGGGAYALAAVLEGRRLAAPAAP
- a CDS encoding SRPBCC family protein, which codes for MPSNSSSSLPVQPSRRQRRPRTRIRTATTLTAALAAIGVLASTAPAQAASAWTAAPTRTGPPHQTDGLKCQGKGTNPDALIRYRTDIVIKAPLSTVFKLQTDVERWPSWQAPVLSAKRLDHGPLRAGSQFRWTTPAPATPTTPETTLNITSTVRGLDRNSCIRWTGPAVGEGLTIDEGVHVWNFTEVKGGVRVQTEETWTGAQVEADVPLATSMLGAGLEQWLRELKTTAESRTGGPCA